CGCTCCAGCAGCGAGCCGGAAGCGCTGTCGAAGTCGTCGAGGTGGCCGCTGGACGGCGCAGGGGAAGTGTTGGCGTGCATGGCTCAGTCCGCGCGAGAGGGTTGGGAAGAAGGCGTCAGGCGACGCGCGCCGGCCATGCCGACAGCCACGGTGGCGCCGTCGGCGGCGGTAATGGCAGCCGTCAGCGGCAGGCCGTCGGACACGGGTAGCGCTTGCACGGCGAAATGATCCAGGCCGCTGCGCAGGAGCATCCCGGCCTGGCTGGCGAGCAGCAGTTGCCCGTCGGCCACGCGGATGCCGTTGATCGACGCGGGAATCGGATTGGCCAGCGGCTGGAAGCTTTCGCCGGCATCGTCGGAGGCGAACAGGGTCCCACGCAGCCCGCCCACCAGCAGGCGTCCGCCGGGCAGCACGGCGGCGGCGAAATAGCTGCCGTCGTAGGGGCCTTGCAATGCGTCGAAGTGGGCGCCGTCATCGCGGGAACGCAGCAGCAGGCCCTGCTCCCCGGCGACATACAAGTCGCTGCCGCGACGGGCCAGGGCGTACAGATGCAGCCCGCGCCGATTCGGCAAGCGCTCCATCGCGGATTGCCAACTGCGCCCGCCGTCGGCGGTACTCAGCGCCAGGCCATAGGCACCGACCACCAGGCCGTGGCGGGCATCGGCGAAGCTCAGCGCCAGCAGCGGTTTGTCGGCTCCATCGGCCACCAGGCGTTGTGCGCTGGCGACGCGGGCAGCATCGTCGGACGCCTCGGCAGCCCGCTGCTCCAGGGCAGCGGCACGCTTGCCGTCGAGTTGCAGGGTCCAATGCTCGCCGCCGTCATCACTGCGCAGCACCACGCCGGCATGGCCGACAGCCCAGCCAGTCCGCGCATCGATGAACTGTACGGCAGTCAGGCCGACACTCACCGGCACCGCGGTGGCCTGGCGCCAGGTCATGCCGCTATCGTCGGAGAGCAGCACGACACCGCGCTCACCCACTGCTACCAGGCGCTCACCGGCACGGGCCACATCCTGCAGCACCGCGTGCAGGGCCTGCGGGCCATGCACAGCGGGCTGCGCCAGGACATCCACGCCGTTTCCGGCATGGGCGGCAGGTACGGCACAACAGGCTGCCAGCAGCCAGCCGCAGAGAGTCTTCTTCATCGCACGCAACCTTTCTTCTTTCTTGTAATCGGTACCACGGGATCGCAACGGGGCTTCCTGCAGGAGCGCGGTGGCGTCCGGCCCATGCCCTCGATCGCGGGCATGGCAGGCTCCTGCAGGTGATCCACTTCCCCTTTAGCGCACGCCTTCTCCGGCCATCGCGTCGGCAGTGAATACCGAGTCCTTGTAGGGCGGCACGATGCGGTACTGCTCGCTCTTGCCGGCGAACAGGTCACCGGCGAACCAGGCCCCGGAGAGCAGGTCGTAGAAGCCGTTGGTGAGGGTCACCACGCCAGGCAGGTCAGGCATCACCACCGGCGAAGTCCAGACCACCTTGGCCAGTTGGTTGCGGGCGTCGTAGCGCTCGCCCAGCACGGCGGCCCAGGTGTCTTCGTCGAGGTAGTAGGTGCTTCTCGGCATCACGTGGCGCTGGCCGTCCTTCAGGGTCGCTTCCACCACCCAGACGCGGTGCAGCTCCCAGCGGATGGCGTCGGACTTCAGATGGTGCGCATCGAGCATCGATTCGGCGCTGGGGGCGGTGAAGACCTTGTTGGCGTTGTAGGGGATGTACATCTCCTTCTTGCCCAGCAGCTTCCAGTCGAAGCGGTCGACGCGGCCGTTGAACACATACAGCTCATCGAAGCTCATGACTCCGGCGGTAGCCGGCGTCGGGGTGTCGCAGCAGGCATTGGGCAGGCGGCGCACACGGCGCTGGCCGGGCAGGTAGGTCCAGACCGCAGCCTTGTCGGCATTGAGGTTCTCAAGGCCGGTGATGGCTTCGCCGGCGCGCAGCGGCGGGCCGTCGTTGATCATGCGGATGGACCAGAATACGCCCTTCTCGCCGCTGCCACCTGGCAGGTACCAGGGCATCTGGAAATCACCGCGCGAATCGTTGGTCAGCACGTGCTTGCCGTCGGCGGTGGTCAGGTACTGATTGAAGTTCGAGTGCCAGGAGGCCCCCCGCCAGCGCAGCAGGTGGTTCCAGATGGCCTCCACGCCATTGGCCGGAATCGGGAATGGAATGCCCCCTGCGGCTCCTTCGGGCATCGGCCCGGCGGGCCCATCCACCAGCCTGCCGCTGGTGGCGTTGGCGAAGGTCGCGTCGTATACCGACTGCGGCGCGGCGGCGCTGCGATGGGTTGCGTAGACCTCCAGGCGATAGCTGTCGGGGTACTTCTTCAGCATCGCCTGAATACCCGGAGTCAGCTTGTCGGCGTACTGCGCCATGTTCTGCGCGGTGATGGTCAGTTGCGGCTTCTCGCTGGCGAAGGGGTCGCCGCGCTTGCCGCCCTCCTTGTAGGCCGGATCGACCTGGGTGTAGCCACCGGTCCAGGCCGGTATGCTGCCGTCGGCGTTGCCGGCGCGCTCGCCGCCCAGCGGAGTCAGGGTGGTCTTGAGCTTGCCCGCCTCCTCGGCGGACACCGCGCCGAAGGCGCCGTGGGCGAACAGCAGGGAAGCACTCAAGGCGGTGAGCAGGGAAACGACTTTCTTGTTGTGTTTCATCGGGCAGTCCTCGGTCAGAAGGTGCGGCTGACGGTGAAGGCGATGAAGTCGCGGTCTTTCAGCGACTGTTCGAAGGTGTAGTGGTTGTCGGCGTCGAGGAAGGTGTTCTCCGGGCCGTAGTAGTGCGTGTAGGTCAGGCCCAGGTTCCAGGTATTGAGGTAGTTGCCCTTGAGGCCGATGTTCAGGTCGCCGCCGTGGTCGGTGCCGAAGCCTGTACCGAGCGCTTCGGAAGCGCCGTTGGTGTAGCTCGCGCCGATGGGCACCGAGAGGTCGAGGCCGGGGTAGATCTGCCGGTACATCGGTTCGAACACCAGGCGCAGGCTGGTCGCGTCGCGGTCGGCGTTGGGGTCGAGCGCATCGGCGTTCTTGCTCACGCTCATCACCCGGTTCCAGGCGATCTCGCCGAGGAAGCTGGATTCGGCGGCAACGAAGTTCGGCTCCAGGCTCGCCAGCCAGGAGAAGTTGGCGTGCAGCGTGCGGCCGGTGGCGTACACCGGGTCGTCGTCGTTGTCGATCGCCTCGCCCGGCGCCAGGGCGTGCTGGCTGGTGGAGGCCAGCGGCTGGTTCCAGCGGGTGGACAGCTCGCCCGCCACGTTGAAATTGCCCAGGGTGGTGGAGAAGCTCGCGCCCAGCGCCTCGATGCCTTCGGGGTAGACCCAGTAGAACTCGCCGGCCTTGCCGCTGACTGGGTTGAGGTTGGCGAAGTCCGGGCGCACGTTGAGCTGCGGGCTCTTATCGTGGAAGCGGATGGCGTAGACGCCCCAGTCCACCGTCTCGGTGCGCCAGCGCAATTGCACGCCACCCTGCCCCGAGTCCTTGGCTTCCTTGTCGTTGCCGCGATAGAAGGCCAGCGGCTGGCCGCCGGGCATCACCGGCGCGCCGACGAACATGCGCTCACCGCCGTCGCCGAAGAAGTCGTCGTTGGAGAAGTAGCTGCCAGCGGCCGGCAGGCGGTTGGCTTCCCACTCGAACTGGTAATAGGCGCCCAGGGAGACGTCCGGGGTCAGCTGCAGCTGGCCGGAGACCTGCTGCACCGGCCGGATCAGTTCCTTGAACTGGGTGTTGGGCACCGACAGGCCCTTGACCACGTCGACCGGTGCCATGCCGCCGGCGATGCCGTTCATGCCGTAGAACAGGCTCTCGCCCCACTGCATGGCATAGCGGCCCAGGCGGCCGGATACCGGCATCTCGCCGATCTCGGTCTTGCCGAAGATGAAGGCATCCAGCAGCTCGCCCTTGCGCCCATGCAGGGTGCGGGTATCGTCGGTGAATTCGTCGTAGCCCACCGAGTAGCTGTTGGCGCGGCCGGGATCGTTGTTATCGGTGCCGCGGTTGTAGACATCGTCATACCAGGCCGCACCGCTGACCCGGGCGCCAACATTGCCGTAGGTGATGTCCAGCTCGGAGAGCAGGTCCAGGCGGTTGGAGATCAGGCCCTTGTCGAAGTTGCGGTCGCCGTCGTCCAGGTTCAGCGCGGTCTGGCCTTCGGTGAGCTTGCTGCTGGGGTCCTGGGTGCGCCAGGCAGCGCTGTACTTCAGGGTGTTGTCCCAGCGCGCCCGCAGGTCGGGGTTGCCGGTGCCGAATTCGAAGGCCTGCGCATGGCTGGTGGCGGCCAGCGCGACAATCGCCAGGGTGATGGGTTTGAGCGGCGGCAGTGGCCGCGCGGTTGCACGCGTACGAGTCAACATCGGGGTTTCCTCTTTCTTGTTCTTCTGCGTCGGTGTTGGCGGTTGTGAGCCGTGGCGCGCCATCAAGGCAGGGCGCGCCGGGCGTTGGTTCAGATGGGGCGCGCGGTGACCTCCAGCATCTGCCTGACCAGGCCGATGCGGTCGAAGGACGGGTCGCGCTGGATCTCCTTCTCGCCGGCCAGCAGGG
The Pseudomonas triclosanedens DNA segment above includes these coding regions:
- a CDS encoding WD40/YVTN/BNR-like repeat-containing protein; translation: MKKTLCGWLLAACCAVPAAHAGNGVDVLAQPAVHGPQALHAVLQDVARAGERLVAVGERGVVLLSDDSGMTWRQATAVPVSVGLTAVQFIDARTGWAVGHAGVVLRSDDGGEHWTLQLDGKRAAALEQRAAEASDDAARVASAQRLVADGADKPLLALSFADARHGLVVGAYGLALSTADGGRSWQSAMERLPNRRGLHLYALARRGSDLYVAGEQGLLLRSRDDGAHFDALQGPYDGSYFAAAVLPGGRLLVGGLRGTLFASDDAGESFQPLANPIPASINGIRVADGQLLLASQAGMLLRSGLDHFAVQALPVSDGLPLTAAITAADGATVAVGMAGARRLTPSSQPSRAD
- a CDS encoding DUF1329 domain-containing protein, which encodes MKHNKKVVSLLTALSASLLFAHGAFGAVSAEEAGKLKTTLTPLGGERAGNADGSIPAWTGGYTQVDPAYKEGGKRGDPFASEKPQLTITAQNMAQYADKLTPGIQAMLKKYPDSYRLEVYATHRSAAAPQSVYDATFANATSGRLVDGPAGPMPEGAAGGIPFPIPANGVEAIWNHLLRWRGASWHSNFNQYLTTADGKHVLTNDSRGDFQMPWYLPGGSGEKGVFWSIRMINDGPPLRAGEAITGLENLNADKAAVWTYLPGQRRVRRLPNACCDTPTPATAGVMSFDELYVFNGRVDRFDWKLLGKKEMYIPYNANKVFTAPSAESMLDAHHLKSDAIRWELHRVWVVEATLKDGQRHVMPRSTYYLDEDTWAAVLGERYDARNQLAKVVWTSPVVMPDLPGVVTLTNGFYDLLSGAWFAGDLFAGKSEQYRIVPPYKDSVFTADAMAGEGVR
- a CDS encoding DUF1302 domain-containing protein — encoded protein: MLTRTRATARPLPPLKPITLAIVALAATSHAQAFEFGTGNPDLRARWDNTLKYSAAWRTQDPSSKLTEGQTALNLDDGDRNFDKGLISNRLDLLSELDITYGNVGARVSGAAWYDDVYNRGTDNNDPGRANSYSVGYDEFTDDTRTLHGRKGELLDAFIFGKTEIGEMPVSGRLGRYAMQWGESLFYGMNGIAGGMAPVDVVKGLSVPNTQFKELIRPVQQVSGQLQLTPDVSLGAYYQFEWEANRLPAAGSYFSNDDFFGDGGERMFVGAPVMPGGQPLAFYRGNDKEAKDSGQGGVQLRWRTETVDWGVYAIRFHDKSPQLNVRPDFANLNPVSGKAGEFYWVYPEGIEALGASFSTTLGNFNVAGELSTRWNQPLASTSQHALAPGEAIDNDDDPVYATGRTLHANFSWLASLEPNFVAAESSFLGEIAWNRVMSVSKNADALDPNADRDATSLRLVFEPMYRQIYPGLDLSVPIGASYTNGASEALGTGFGTDHGGDLNIGLKGNYLNTWNLGLTYTHYYGPENTFLDADNHYTFEQSLKDRDFIAFTVSRTF